In Candidatus Paceibacterota bacterium, the genomic stretch GAAGCAGCACCGGGTCCGACAGATACCGCGTGGATCTTCGATGAATTTTTAAATTCGATCAAGATTCACCCGCCAAAGTTTTCGGGTGCATAAATAAAAATCCTTAATCAATTAATCCAATTTTCTATAAAGATTTAATGTGTTACAAGTCATAGTAGAAAATTTCGGCGGGTAAATGAAAAAGAATCATAAAATAAAATCAATACTTCTTCTTGGTTCCGGCGGACTCAAAATCGGCCAAGCGGGAGAATTTGATTATTCCGGCTCACAGGCGATCAAAGCATTCAAAGAAGACGGCCTTCGAGTGGTCCTCATGAATCCAAATATCGCGACAGTTCAAACCGATGAAGGATTTGCCGATAAAGTGTATTTTCTCCCGCTCACTTTGGAATATGCTGAGAAAATAATTGCCGATGAGCGCCCCGATGCCATCGCCCTTTCTTTTGGCGGACAGACGGCGCTGAACCTCGGACTCGAACTTGAAGAAAGCGGAATTTTGGAAAAATATAAAGTGATCGTGTTGGGAACTCCAACTTCAGCTATTCGCGATACGGAAGACCGCGCCCTTTTTACGGAACGCTTGAAAGAAATTGATGTTCACACGGCGAGAAGTTTTGCCACATCGAATACGAAAGAAGCCCTTGAAGCTGGCAAGAAAATCGGCTTTCCGCTCATGATGCGCTCTGGTTTTGCTTTGGGTGGCGAGGGTTCAGGGATGATAAAAAATCAAAAAGACCTTGAGATAAAAACGAAAGAAGTATTTCGCTCTGTCTCACAAGTTCTCATCGAAGAATATCTTGGCGGATGGAAAGAAGTTGAATATGAAGTGGTGCGGGATGTGTCTGACAACTGCATCACTGTTTGTAATATGGAAAATGTCGATCCGATGGGAATTCACACAGGCGAATCAATCGTAGTTGCGCCATCGCAAACGCTTTCCAATCGCGAGTACCATATGCTTCGCGAAGTGGCTATCAAAACGATCCGCCATCTTGGAATTGTTGGTGAATGCAATATTCAATACGCTCTCAATCCTGAAACGAGCGAGTATAGGGTCATTGAAGTGAATGCTCGGCTTTCGCGCTCTTCCGCTCTCGCTTCGAAAGCAACTGGATACCCGCTCGCATTCGTCGCCGCAAAACTTATTTTGGGATACACCTTGCCCGAGCTTAAAAACAATGTAACGAAAAGTACGACTGCATGCTTTGAACCAGCGCTCGATTATCTCGTCATGAAAATTCCGCGGTGGGATTTGGCGAAATTTGAAAATGCCGCGACGCGTATCGGCACGGAGATGAAAAGCGTCGGGGAAGTGATGGCGATCGGAAGAAGTTTTGAGGAAGTGCTTCAGAAGGGGATTCGGTCGCTGAATATCGGTGCAGATGGTTTTACCGCCCAGCATAATGGGGGATTTATAATCGCTGATGTTGAGGGAGAGATACGCGAGCCGACCACACGAAGAATTTTTGCGATTGCTCAAGCACTCCGTTCGGGCATGAGCGTTGCGAGAATCCATGAACTTTCAAAGATCGACAAGTGGTTTCTCGAAAAAATGAAAAATATCATTCTCACAGAGGAGAAGATACAAGAGGCCAGGAAACTCGATGACACTCTTTTGAAGGAAGCGAAACAGAACGGATTTTCTGATCTCCAGATCGCAACTCTTCACAAAACTACGGAAGAAAGAATCCGTACCATTCGAAAAGGCAGAAAAATTCTGCCGGTTGTAAAACAGATCGATACCCTTGCCGGAGAATTTCCCGCGCGGACAAATTATTTGTATGTGACTTACCATGGTACGGAAGATGACGTAAAACCTGGGAAGCGGGAGATCGCTGTTATTGGAAGCGGGCCATATTGTATCGGATCTTCGGTTGAATTTGATTGGTCATGCGTGCAGGTTTTGAAAACACTTCGCAAAGAAAAACGCCAGACTGTGATGATAAATTGCAATCCCGAAACGGTTTCCACTGATTATGATGAATCGGATCGGCTTTATTTCGAAGAACTTACGCTTGAGCGAGTGCTCGATATCGCGGATTTTGAAAAACTTGAAGGAATTGTAGTTTCTACTGGCGGGCAGATCGCCAATAACCTTGCGCTTCTGCTCAAAAATAACGGCTTGAAAATTCTCGGCACCTCTCCCGATGATATTGATAGAGCGGAAGATAGGCACACATTCTCAAAACTTCTTGATCTTCATGAAGTTGATCAACCGCAGTGGATCGAGGCAACCAACAGAGAAAAGGCGCTTCGCTATGCGAGTGAATTTGGCTATCCCGTTTTGGTCCGGCCTTCATATGTGCTTTCCGGTTCGGCTATGAGTGTTGCTTATGATGAGCAGTCTCTTATTCAATGTTTGGCAAAAGCGGCCGATATTTCAAGTGATCATCCTGTAGTCATTTCAAAATTTATCGAGAACGCACGCGAGATAGAAATCGATGGCGTTGCACAAAACGGAAAACTTGTCATTTATGCCATTAC encodes the following:
- the carB gene encoding carbamoyl-phosphate synthase (glutamine-hydrolyzing) large subunit, whose translation is MKKNHKIKSILLLGSGGLKIGQAGEFDYSGSQAIKAFKEDGLRVVLMNPNIATVQTDEGFADKVYFLPLTLEYAEKIIADERPDAIALSFGGQTALNLGLELEESGILEKYKVIVLGTPTSAIRDTEDRALFTERLKEIDVHTARSFATSNTKEALEAGKKIGFPLMMRSGFALGGEGSGMIKNQKDLEIKTKEVFRSVSQVLIEEYLGGWKEVEYEVVRDVSDNCITVCNMENVDPMGIHTGESIVVAPSQTLSNREYHMLREVAIKTIRHLGIVGECNIQYALNPETSEYRVIEVNARLSRSSALASKATGYPLAFVAAKLILGYTLPELKNNVTKSTTACFEPALDYLVMKIPRWDLAKFENAATRIGTEMKSVGEVMAIGRSFEEVLQKGIRSLNIGADGFTAQHNGGFIIADVEGEIREPTTRRIFAIAQALRSGMSVARIHELSKIDKWFLEKMKNIILTEEKIQEARKLDDTLLKEAKQNGFSDLQIATLHKTTEERIRTIRKGRKILPVVKQIDTLAGEFPARTNYLYVTYHGTEDDVKPGKREIAVIGSGPYCIGSSVEFDWSCVQVLKTLRKEKRQTVMINCNPETVSTDYDESDRLYFEELTLERVLDIADFEKLEGIVVSTGGQIANNLALLLKNNGLKILGTSPDDIDRAEDRHTFSKLLDLHEVDQPQWIEATNREKALRYASEFGYPVLVRPSYVLSGSAMSVAYDEQSLIQCLAKAADISSDHPVVISKFIENAREIEIDGVAQNGKLVIYAITEHVENAGTHSGDATIVLPPQRTFLETVRRAKKITKAVIAELEITGPFNIQFLAKDNRIQVIECNVRASRSFPFVSKATGYNFIEIATRAMLGKDVRGEYKTLDLDHVVVKSPQFSYGRIKGADPIGYVEMGSTGEVACFGDSFGEALISSMQASGMRLPKKNVLISLGKEENKIKLLSALHLLAQLGLTLYATEHTADFLNEQNIKCEKVFKIHTGSTPNVLSLIEGGNLDLIINIPARALSREREDGFIIRRKAIDHNIPLITNRQLAEAFIVALAEKHKK